The following nucleotide sequence is from bacterium.
ACCCCAATCCCACTACTGCTATGGTTTTAACTTCTGACATAAGAACTTATCCTTCTTTCGATACCAGCCATTGTAGTGAAAGCCTCAAAAGTTCTTCTGAATCGTCTTTGTTTTTAGCGATGGGCAGGATATTTTTCAGGCTTTCAGAAGATTCTTTCTTTGTATAGCCAAGAGAAAGAAGTACGGTTTCGGCTTCTATATAGCTTTCGTTAATTTCAATATCATCAATTTTATTTATTTCAGAGGGTTTTAAGACAACTTTTTCCCTCCAATTAGTCATTTTTTCTTTAAGTTCAAGAATTATTCGCTGGGCAAGCTTTGGACCAACTCCTTTTGTTTTAGAAAGAGCCTTTACATCTCCACTTATAACGGCGCTTACGAGATTATATGCCCCTAATTCGCCTAAGAGTAAAAGAGCAACCTTTACTCCAATACCAGAAACACTCTGTAATATGTTGAATAAATCTTTGTCTTCTCTTGTACTAAAGCCACATAAAGACATACTGTCTTCTCTATGAATTAAAGAAGTGTATATAGTTACTATATTTCCTTCTTCAGGAAGTAATGAAACTACTTTTTTGTTGGTGGTTATAAGATAGCCGATATTATTAACTTCTACTGTAATATTGCAACCAAAAGGACCGTCTTCAACTTTTGAGATCAATATGCCTTTTAAATAATTAATCACGTTTTAACTCCAACAAGTTTCTTTTAAGGAGTTCTTCACCAATAAGATTCATATTCCCCCTAGCTACGGGGAATTTACTGAAAAATACCACCGACACTGTCTTCAAACAAAGTTTTTGATGTTCAGAATCAGGTTAAAGGTAATATTTCTGTATCTTCTTCCGTTAAATGCTCTTTGGAAACCTTTTTGAATCCGTACGCGAAGTATATTGTCATTCCGATAACAATCCATACTCCAAAGAGAATAAGTGTTTTGAACGAAGGTAATCCAAAAATAATTAACGCCAGGCAGATCAATGCCCCTAAAATTGGAGTTACAGGAGCAAAAGGAACTCTAAACGGTCTG
It contains:
- the ruvA gene encoding Holliday junction branch migration protein RuvA produces the protein MINYLKGILISKVEDGPFGCNITVEVNNIGYLITTNKKVVSLLPEEGNIVTIYTSLIHREDSMSLCGFSTREDKDLFNILQSVSGIGVKVALLLLGELGAYNLVSAVISGDVKALSKTKGVGPKLAQRIILELKEKMTNWREKVVLKPSEINKIDDIEINESYIEAETVLLSLGYTKKESSESLKNILPIAKNKDDSEELLRLSLQWLVSKEG